The following are from one region of the Coffea eugenioides isolate CCC68of chromosome 2, Ceug_1.0, whole genome shotgun sequence genome:
- the LOC113755252 gene encoding uncharacterized protein LOC113755252, translated as MDFYISMGAGRKTKTLPLKEKPEDKWTVNCSVSARNLRKADLGAVIFGCKHYTIKECQLKQLFGLPSAHFSYVKNVTPGLTLFLFNYSDRKLHGIFEAASTGQLNINPYGWTDEGTDHTPYPAQVQVRVRKQCRPLLEEEFAPIIADNYYESMHFWFELDRTQTSKLTDLFLSSAPRPPRNALRSQNTAKWSTLFNGLPSSDAREVDNGVRAPISEETAYNSHEVCTECNSWESTVVDPKLESERSYASVLSSKSTTLEQKPWISLFKPSAASSGLHKKESFPAQSSKTLPPSDNSNMEWELSCVSSSLHREYQHLETCSNDWGSEGDEEPFDLKPSSMDSNLLSKVTDSITLSTSNISLATVGLREEIGHMKSIASGLHLHKPDEPDAEWESCVPRVLIRDGTALKTSIANDAKGMHNYSVDPVEIHGQDPDQLFLTGGEYPGEGEASVACTELKSCDVPSAVAQLMREIEELKGSHLKQNLKINSLEQELVQSRIEIQQLRSQCKMLASSSTSYSRGHLEGVDTEASKPFQGFDNSLLIVGGYNGSSWISDLSLYSPTHDIVKSLSPMTFMRSYASAAQLNGELYLVGGVHGNHWYDTVESYNLKHNQWAKRPSLNQRKGSLAGVSVLEKLFAIGGGNGVECYSEVEMFDANIGKWIFTQPMQQKRFAPAVADINGAVYVVGGYDGAQYLKSLERFDPREPKWTLLSSMSTKRGCHSAVALDEKLYAFGGYNGEKMVSTVEVFDPRVCSWMMREPMKHARGYFGAVVIGGKIYAIGGLKDKEEILDTIELFEEGYGWQVMKLKALGKRCFISALVL; from the exons ATGGACTTTTATATCAGCATGGGAGCAGGAAGAAAGACAAAGACGCTTCCATTAAAGGAAAAGCCTGAAGATAAATGGACAGTTAATTGCAGTGTTTCTGCTCGAAATCTAAGGAAAGCTGACCTAGGTGCAGTTATATTCGGATGCAAACATTATACAATTAAGGAATGCCAGTTGAAGCAATTGTTTG GATTGCCGTCAGCACATTTTTCCTATGTGAAGAACGTTACTCCTGGCTTAACACTATTCCTATTCAACTATAGCGATAGGAAGCTTCATGGCATCTTTGAAGCTGCAAGCACAGGCCAATTGAATATCAACCCGTATGGGTGGACTGATGAAGGCACAGACCACACACCTTACCCTGCACAG GTGCAAGTGCGCGTTCGAAAGCAGTGTCGGCCATTGCTTGAAGAAGAATTTGCTCCAATAATTGCTGATAACTATTATGAATCAATGCATTTCTGGTTTGAGCTCGACCGGACTCAAACGAGCAAACTGACGGACTTATTTTTATCTTCAGCACCTCGCCCTCCTAGGAATGCTCTTCGATCGCAGAATACAGCTAAATGGAGCACACTTTTCAATGGTTTACCAAGTTCTGATGCTAGGGAGGTAGATAATGGAGTTAGAGCTCCAATTTCAGAAGAAACAGCCTATAATTCGCATGAGGTGTGTACAGAATGCAACTCATGGGAATCAACTGTTGTAGACCCAAAACTAGAAAGTGAGCGATCATATGCATCTGTTCTGAGTAGTAAAAGTACTACCCTTGAACAGAAACCATGGATATCTTTGTTTAAACCTTCTGCAGCTTCAAGTGGGCTACACAAAAAGGAAAGCTTTCCAGCACAATCTTCAAAAACTTTGCCTCCATCAGATAATTCCAATATGGAATGGGAGCTTTCATGCGTCTCATCTTCTCTTCACAGAGAATACCAGCATTTGGAAACTTGTTCTAATGATTGGGGTTCAGAAGGAGACGAAGAGCCTTTCGACTTGAAACCAAGCTCCATGGACTCTAATCTGCTGTCAAAAGTAACCGATTCAATCACTCTTAGCACTTCAAACATTTCGTTAGCTACTGTTGGTTTAAGGGAGGAAATCGGGCATATGAAGTCAATTGCTTCAGGATTGCACCTTCATAAGCCTGATGAGCCAGATGCAGAGTGGGAGTCATGTGTTCCCCGTGTTTTAATTCGAGATGGCACTGCATTAAAAACTTCTATTGCCAATGATGCAAAAGGCATGCACAATTATTCCGTGGATCCAGTCGAAATTCATGGCCAAGATCCTGACCAGTTGTTTCTGACTGGTGGGGAATATCCAGGGGAAGGTGAGGCTTCAGTAGCATGTACAGAGCTTAAGTCCTGTGATGTTCCCTCTGCTGTAGCTCAG CTAATGCGAGAAATTGAAGAGTTGAAGGggtctcatttgaaacaaaacCTCAAAATTAACTCTCTGGAGCAGGAACTG GTTCAGTCAAGGATAGAGATTCAACAATTAAGAAGCCAATGTAAAATGTTGGCTTCTAGTTCAACTTCCTATTCAAGGGGGCATTTGGAGGGAGTAGACACTGAAGCATCCAAACCTTTTCAGGGATTTGACAACTCTCTACTTATAGTAGGAGGATACAATGGTTCTTCTTGGATATCAGATTTGAGCCTCTATTCACCTACACACGATATTGTAAAATCTCTTAGTCCAATGACCTTTATGCGCTCTTATGCCTCAGCAGCACAGTTGAATGGTGAACTTTATCTAGTTGGTGGGGTACATGGAAATCATTGGTATGATACAG TTGAATCATACAATCTGAAACACAATCAATGGGCTAAACGTCCTTCTCTAAATCAGAGAAAAGGGAGTTTGGCTGGGGTTTCTGTATTGGAAAAGTTGTTTGCAATCGGTGGAGGAAATGGAGTTGAGTGTTACTCAGAGGTTGAAATGTTTGACGCGAACATAGGAAAGTGGATCTTCACACAGCCAATGCAACAAAAG CGATTTGCTCCAGCAGTTGCAGATATAAATGGTGCAGTCTATGTTGTTGGGGGATATGATGGAGCACAGTACCTGAA ATCTCTTGAAAGATTTGATCCTAGAGAACCTAAATGGACTTTACTGAGCAGCATGAGCACAAAGAGGGGATGCCACTCTGCAGTCGCATTGGATGAGAAACT GTATGCTTTTGGTGGTTATAATGGAGAGAAAATGGTGTCCACTGTTGAGGTTTTTGACCCTCGTGTTTGTTCATGGATGATGAGAGAACCCATGAAACATGCAAGGGGATATTTTGGGGCTGTGGTGATTGGAGGAAAGATATACGCCATAGGTGGGTTGAAGGACAAAGAGGAGATTTTAGACACG ATAGAGCTGTTCGAGGAGGGTTATGGCTGGCAAGTAATGAAACTAAAAGCTTTGGGGAAAAGATGCTTCATCTCTGCTCTTGTTTTGTGA
- the LOC113763260 gene encoding uncharacterized protein LOC113763260, translating to MASFSFLDVWTWIQNLPPITQWKSNSMSICVCSSRSSRAHLKLSITKSLQSSVSLSILADYNVPVNLWTSKPFKLKSTLQDKETVSNLLLNFIEDILGYSPNRCPSLLKLPSIDSSLNLKDIFNFSFLSLTFLICIYEAPSDIRSECLSTLKNQFSCPRSREVSRMLMRVLGSNVEEQWMRSINLAITNWIVELQASSHSLKAPSPLYSCSNSAFGLWKVQLYCPIIAMDVETTSNPSPDDRLLFSLNYHQLEAVIQLNYSVIVREKWIEVLVNTDNIRCDVIRVVNEALMNERGAGTAEKHFPSRISLHITPTVQTNIISISVSKSSENPTREIGLERAIEASLEPTNPFVGINFSAGETMTMSLRPWKFEQSVYGNSAILNWFLHDSADGKEVFSSKPSKFALLQPKAWFKNRYATAYRPFNKDGGVIFAGDEYGDKVCWKVDRGAMGKLMEWEIRGWIWLTYWPNKHRTLYSETRRAEFREVLNLMLA from the exons ATggcttctttttccttcctgGATGTATGGACCTGGATTCAAAACCTTCCACCAATCACTCAATGGAAATCGAATTCCATGTCCATATGCGTATGTTCTTCAAGGTCTTCCCGGGCTCATCTAAAACTATCGATAACCAAATCTCTCCAGTCATCTGTCTCCCTCTCAATTCTTGCAGATTATAATGTTCCCGTCAACCTTTGGACCTCTAAACCTTTCAAACTGAAGTCTACATTACAAGACAAGGAAACCGTCTCAAATCTCTTGCTTAACTTCATTGAAGATATCCTTGGCTACTCTCCAAATAGATGCCCCTCGTTGCTGAAGCTCCCTTCAATAGATTCGAGTCTCAACTTGAAAGACATCTTCAACTTCTCGTTTCTCTCCCTGACTTTCCTCATTTGCATCTATGAAGCCCCTTCCGATATCCGCTCTGAGTGTCTTAGTACTCTGAAAAATCAGTTCTCATGCCCGCGATCAAGAGAAGTATCAAGAATGCTCATGAGAGTCTTAGGATCAAACGTAGAAGAGCAATGGATGCGTTCCATAAACCTTGCGATTACAAATTGGATTGTTGAACTCCAAGCATCGAGTCATAGCCTAAAAGCTCCCTCCCCCCTGTATTCTTGCTCAAATTCAGCGTTTGGTTTGTGGAAAGTTCAGTTGTACTGTCCTATAATAGCCATGGATGTCGAAACCACTAGCAATCCTTCACCGGATGATCGCTTACTTTTCTCTCTCAACTATCATCAACTTGAGGCCGTGATTCAACTGAATTACAGCGTTATAGTTAGGGAGAAGTGGATTGAAGTGTTGGTGAACACAGACAATATAAG GTGTGATGTTATCAGGGTGGTTAACGAAGCACTGATGAACGAAAGGGGAGCTGGAACAGCTGAAAAGCACTTTCCTTCACGGATATCGCTGCATATTACTCCAACCGTGCAGACAAACATCATAAGCATATCGGTAAGCAAATCCTCTGAGAATCCCACAAGAGAAATTGGCCTAGAAAGGGCCATCGAAGCTTCATTGGAACCAACAAATCCTTTTGTTGGTATCAATTTTTCGGCAGGAGAAACGATGACAATGAGCTTGCGACCATGGAAATTCGAGCAGTCCGTCTACGGCAATAGTGCAATCCTCAACTGGTTTCTCCATGATAGTGCTGATGGTAAAGAGGTTTTCTCTTCAAAGCCTTCCAAGTTTGCGTTACTTCAGCCCAAGGCTTGGTTCAAGAACCGCTATGCCACTGCTTATCGGCCATTTAACAAGGATGGAGGGGTTATTTTTGCTGGTGACGAGTATGGAGATAAAGTGTGCTGGAAAGTGGACAGAGGTGCCATGGGGAAATTGATGGAATGGGAGATCAGAGGATGGATTTGGTTAACTTATTGGCCTAATAAACATAGAACACTTTACTCGGAGACACGGAGGGCAGAGTTTAGAGAAGTCCTTAATCTTATGCTTGCTTGA
- the LOC113762383 gene encoding uncharacterized protein LOC113762383 isoform X3, producing MESAAVLRSFHFPMTTVGFSGLAKCHIQGLAYNGKLISSTSKMGGVIVSCVKTSEVPVTAKSDDLGKSNGAVMSDSSQKESGPKNSIRRATFPNGFKALLTEVCDDTEIAELRVKVGDFEMHLKRNIQPPIAPAPVESPTVAPPIPSEPMNQSVPPPAPPKPSTEKMSPFTNVPAEKSAKLAALEASGASGYVLAASPTVGSFRRGRTLKGKRQPPILKEGDLIKEGQTIGYLDQFGTELPVKSDVAGEVLKILYNDGEAVGYGDPLIAVLPSFHGIK from the exons ATGGAGTCCGCCGCTGTTCTCCGCTCCTTCCACT TTCCCATGACTACTGTTGGCTTCTCTGGCCTTGCCAAGTGCCATATCCAAGGATTGGCATACAACGGGAAGCTTATCTCTTCCACAAGTAAGATGGGAGGAGTGATAGTATCATGTGTGAAGACTTCTGAAGTCCCTGTGACAGCAAAATCTGATG ATTTAGGCAAGTCTAATGGAGCTGTTATGTCAGATAGTTCCCAAAAAGAGTCAGGTCCCAAGAATTCAATCCGGAGAGCAACATTTCCCAATGGTTTCAAG GCACTTCTCACAGAAGTCTGTGATGACACTGAAATTGCAGAGCTGAGAGTTAAG GTTGGGGACTTCGAGATGCATTTGAAGCGAAATATTCAACCTCCCATAGCTCCAGCACCTGTTGAGTCACCTACCGTAGCACCACCTATTCCAAGTGAACCGATGAATCAATCAGTTCCTCCTCCTGCTCCACCTAAACCTTCTACAGAAAAAATGAGCCCATTTACAAATGTCCCTGCAGAGAAGTCAGCCAAGTTAGCGGCACTAGAGGCTTCAGGGGCTAGTGGCTATGTTCTAGCAGCATCTCCAACA gTCGGTTCATTCCGAAGAGGCAGGACTTTGAAAGGAAAGAGGCAACCTCCTATCCTGAAAGAG GGAGATTTGATCAAAGAAGGACAAACCATAGGCTATCTGGATCAGTTTGGCACTGAACTTCCTGTTAAA TCAGACGTGGCTGGAGAAGTTCTGAAGATTCTTTACAATGATGGCG AAGCTGTTGGTTATGGTGATCCGCTTATAGCTGTTCTCCCATCTTTTCATGGTATCAAGTAA
- the LOC113762383 gene encoding uncharacterized protein LOC113762383 isoform X1: MESAAVLRSFHCITSPLKSIIDKPGAVPMTTVGFSGLAKCHIQGLAYNGKLISSTSKMGGVIVSCVKTSEVPVTAKSDDLGKSNGAVMSDSSQKESGPKNSIRRATFPNGFKALLTEVCDDTEIAELRVKVGDFEMHLKRNIQPPIAPAPVESPTVAPPIPSEPMNQSVPPPAPPKPSTEKMSPFTNVPAEKSAKLAALEASGASGYVLAASPTVGSFRRGRTLKGKRQPPILKEGDLIKEGQTIGYLDQFGTELPVKSDVAGEVLKILYNDGEAVGYGDPLIAVLPSFHGIK; encoded by the exons ATGGAGTCCGCCGCTGTTCTCCGCTCCTTCCACT GCATCACATCTCCGCTTAAGTCCATAATCGATAAACCTGGTGCAGTTCCCATGACTACTGTTGGCTTCTCTGGCCTTGCCAAGTGCCATATCCAAGGATTGGCATACAACGGGAAGCTTATCTCTTCCACAAGTAAGATGGGAGGAGTGATAGTATCATGTGTGAAGACTTCTGAAGTCCCTGTGACAGCAAAATCTGATG ATTTAGGCAAGTCTAATGGAGCTGTTATGTCAGATAGTTCCCAAAAAGAGTCAGGTCCCAAGAATTCAATCCGGAGAGCAACATTTCCCAATGGTTTCAAG GCACTTCTCACAGAAGTCTGTGATGACACTGAAATTGCAGAGCTGAGAGTTAAG GTTGGGGACTTCGAGATGCATTTGAAGCGAAATATTCAACCTCCCATAGCTCCAGCACCTGTTGAGTCACCTACCGTAGCACCACCTATTCCAAGTGAACCGATGAATCAATCAGTTCCTCCTCCTGCTCCACCTAAACCTTCTACAGAAAAAATGAGCCCATTTACAAATGTCCCTGCAGAGAAGTCAGCCAAGTTAGCGGCACTAGAGGCTTCAGGGGCTAGTGGCTATGTTCTAGCAGCATCTCCAACA gTCGGTTCATTCCGAAGAGGCAGGACTTTGAAAGGAAAGAGGCAACCTCCTATCCTGAAAGAG GGAGATTTGATCAAAGAAGGACAAACCATAGGCTATCTGGATCAGTTTGGCACTGAACTTCCTGTTAAA TCAGACGTGGCTGGAGAAGTTCTGAAGATTCTTTACAATGATGGCG AAGCTGTTGGTTATGGTGATCCGCTTATAGCTGTTCTCCCATCTTTTCATGGTATCAAGTAA
- the LOC113762383 gene encoding uncharacterized protein LOC113762383 isoform X2 gives MESAAVLRSFHCITSPLKSIIDKPGAVPMTTVGFSGLAKCHIQGLAYNGKLISSTSKMGGVIVSCVKTSEVPVTAKSDDSSQKESGPKNSIRRATFPNGFKALLTEVCDDTEIAELRVKVGDFEMHLKRNIQPPIAPAPVESPTVAPPIPSEPMNQSVPPPAPPKPSTEKMSPFTNVPAEKSAKLAALEASGASGYVLAASPTVGSFRRGRTLKGKRQPPILKEGDLIKEGQTIGYLDQFGTELPVKSDVAGEVLKILYNDGEAVGYGDPLIAVLPSFHGIK, from the exons ATGGAGTCCGCCGCTGTTCTCCGCTCCTTCCACT GCATCACATCTCCGCTTAAGTCCATAATCGATAAACCTGGTGCAGTTCCCATGACTACTGTTGGCTTCTCTGGCCTTGCCAAGTGCCATATCCAAGGATTGGCATACAACGGGAAGCTTATCTCTTCCACAAGTAAGATGGGAGGAGTGATAGTATCATGTGTGAAGACTTCTGAAGTCCCTGTGACAGCAAAATCTGATG ATAGTTCCCAAAAAGAGTCAGGTCCCAAGAATTCAATCCGGAGAGCAACATTTCCCAATGGTTTCAAG GCACTTCTCACAGAAGTCTGTGATGACACTGAAATTGCAGAGCTGAGAGTTAAG GTTGGGGACTTCGAGATGCATTTGAAGCGAAATATTCAACCTCCCATAGCTCCAGCACCTGTTGAGTCACCTACCGTAGCACCACCTATTCCAAGTGAACCGATGAATCAATCAGTTCCTCCTCCTGCTCCACCTAAACCTTCTACAGAAAAAATGAGCCCATTTACAAATGTCCCTGCAGAGAAGTCAGCCAAGTTAGCGGCACTAGAGGCTTCAGGGGCTAGTGGCTATGTTCTAGCAGCATCTCCAACA gTCGGTTCATTCCGAAGAGGCAGGACTTTGAAAGGAAAGAGGCAACCTCCTATCCTGAAAGAG GGAGATTTGATCAAAGAAGGACAAACCATAGGCTATCTGGATCAGTTTGGCACTGAACTTCCTGTTAAA TCAGACGTGGCTGGAGAAGTTCTGAAGATTCTTTACAATGATGGCG AAGCTGTTGGTTATGGTGATCCGCTTATAGCTGTTCTCCCATCTTTTCATGGTATCAAGTAA
- the LOC113762154 gene encoding PRA1 family protein B1 — protein MASQPTLPISSPQSTSSAPTGGPQSQPPIATPAFRSFINRLSSSLRQGFSQRRPWSELVDRTAFSRPDNLSDAASRIRKNFNYFRVNYISLLAFVLALSLLSHPFSLLVLLALLASWCFLYLFRPSDQPLVVFGRTFSDRETLLILVVSTIVVAVLTSVGSLLISASLVGLAIVCAHGAFRIPEDLFLDDQEPVNAGFLSFLGGAASSAAPAVAARV, from the coding sequence ATGGCATCTCAACCGACGCTCCCCATCTCTAGTCCCCAATCCACCAGCTCCGCCCCCACTGGCGGTCCCCAATCCCAGCCTCCCATCGCCACCCCTGCCTTCCGTTCCTTCATCAACCGCCTCTCCTCCTCCCTCCGCCAGGGCTTCTCCCAGCGTCGCCCCTGGTCCGAACTTGTAGACCGCACCGCCTTTTCCCGCCCCGATAACCTCTCTGATGCCGCCTCCCGCATCCGCAAGAACTTCAACTATTTCCGCGTCAATTACATTTCCCTCCTCGCTTTCGTTCTCGcgctctctctcctctctcacCCTTTCTCTCTCCTCGTCCTCCTCGCCTTACTCGCTTCCTGGTGCTTCCTTTACCTCTTCAGGCCTTCCGATCAGCCTCTCGTTGTCTTCGGCCGCACTTTTTCCGATCGCGAGACTCTACTGATCTTAGTCGTCTCCACCATAGTTGTGGCGGTCCTCACGTCCGTTGGATCGCTTCTCATCTCCGCTTCCTTAGTTGGATTGGCCATTGTTTGCGCTCATGGAGCTTTTAGAATTCCCGAGGATTTGTTCTTGGACGATCAAGAGCCTGTCAATGCCGGTTTCCTCTCCTTCCTTGGCGGAGCTGCCTCCTCTGCCGCTCCAGCCGTTGCCGCCCGTGTGTAG
- the LOC113762942 gene encoding probably inactive leucine-rich repeat receptor-like protein kinase IMK2 yields the protein MDSFVDNPQPFSRFLIQGTELHDISDRKKERWKIHFYAHFLLLFLLLLICSFQPASSQAWDGIIITQADYEALQAFKHELVDPKGFLRSWNDSGIGACSGGWVGIKCARGLVIVIQLPWKGLGGRVTEKIGQLQALRKLSLHDNAIGGAIPSSLGLLPNLRGVQLFNNRFSGSIPPTLGLSPLLQSLDFSNNSLSGTIPDTLANSTRLFRLNFSYNSLSGSIPASLTQSQSLIFLALEHNNLSGSIPDSWGGNVKALHQLQSLTLGHNSFSGTIPASLGNLSELQEISLSHNNMAGLIPNEIGRLSRLRTLDFSYNALNGSLPAALSNLSNLVVLNLESNHLDHQIPAAVNKLQKLSVLDLRNNQFAGPIPATVGNISFLTQVDLSQNKFSGEIPASIGDLPNLSSFNVSYNNLSGPVPTKLAQKFNASAFVGNLELCGYSALTQCRIPPSPGPSIPPESPAKKHHRLSTKDIILIAAGALLIVLLVLCCILICLLIRRKAATKSKDGQVAGRAAAAGTRAGEKGAPPTAGEVEAAGEAGGKLVHFDGPMVFTADDLLCATAEIMGKSTYGTVYKATLEDGTVAAVKRLREKITKGQREFETEVNILGKIRHPNLLAMRAYYFGPKGEKLLVFDYMPKGSLATFLHARGPDTPIDWLARMRIAKGMTRGLLYLHTQANIIHGNLTSSNVLLDENANAKISDYGLSRLMTPAANANVIATAGALGYRAPELSKLKKANAKTDVYSLGVIMLELLTGKSPGEAMNGVDLPQWVASIVKEEWTNEVFDLELMNDASTIGDELLNTLKLALHCVDPSPSARPEVQQVLQQLEEIRPETAAASPGDDAGAAPSSAND from the exons ATGGACAGTTTCGTAGACAACCCTCAACCATTCTCTCGTTTCTTAATCCAAGGAACCGAGTTGCACGATATTTCtgatagaaagaaagaaagatggaagattCATTTCTATGCTCATTTTTTGCTGTTGTTTCTACTGCTACTGATCTGTTCCTTTCAACCAGCTTCTAGTCAGGCATGGGATGGTATAATTATCACCCAAGCAGACTACGAAGCATTGCAAGCATTCAAACATGAATTGGTTGATCCTAAAGGGTTCCTGAGAAGCTGGAACGACAGTGGTATTGGAGCTTGTTCCGGTGGTTGGGTCGGGATTAAATGTGCTCGGGGACTGGTAATTGTAATCCAGCTTCCCTGGAAAGGTCTAGGTGGTCGAGTAACTGAAAAAATTGGGCAGCTTCAAGCTCTCAGAAAGCTTAGCCTCCACGATAATGCAATTGGTGGTGCAATTCCTTCCTCGTTGGGCCTTCTGCCTAACCTCAGAGGTGTTCAATTATTCAATAATCGGTTTTCTGGTTCAATCCCACCTACACTTGGTTTGAGTCCCCTTCTTCAATCACTAGATTTCAGTAACAACTCCCTCTCTGGAACTATTCCAGATACTCTTGCCAATTCAACCAGGCTCTTTAGGCTTAATTTTAGCTACAACTCTTTGTCTGGTTCAATTCCCGCCAGCCTTACTCAATCGCAATCGCTGATTTTTCTTGCTCTAGAGCACAACAATCTCTCTGGTTCCATTCCCGACTCTTGGGGTGGAAATGTGAAGGCCCTCCATCAACTTCAGTCCCTAACACTTGGTCACAATTCATTTTCTGGGACAATTCCAGCTTCTCTTGGCAACTTAAGTGAGCTCCAAGAGATTTCACTCAGTCATAACAACATGGCTGGATTGATACCCAATGAAATTGGAAGACTATCTAGGCTTAGAACACTTGATTTCTCATATAATGCACTCAATGGCAGCTTACCTGCCGCTCTTTCCAATTTATCAAACCTTGTAGTTTTGAACTTGGAAAGCAACCATCTTGACCACCAAATTCCTGCAGCTGTAAACAAACTACAGAAACTATCTGTTCTCGACTTGAGAAATAACCAATTTGCTGGTCCTATTCCAGCAACAGTTGGGAACATTTCTTTCCTGACACAAGTTGATTTATCTCAAAACAAGTTTAGCGGAGAGATTCCAGCATCTATAGGTGATTTACCTAATCTTAGTTCCTTTAATGTGTCTTACAACAATCTGTCCGGTCCTGTTCCAACTAAGCTTGCTCAAAAGTTCAATGCAAGCGCCTTCGTGGGCAATCTTGAGCTATGCGGATACAGTGCATTAACCCAATGTCGAATACCACCCTCTCCGGGCCCATCAATTCCACCAGAATCTCCAGCAAAGAAACATCATAGACTGAGCACCAAAGACATTATTCTCATCGCAGCTGGGGCTCTCCTCATCGTTCTGCTTGtcctttgctgcattttgaTATGCTTGCTGATCAGGAGGAAAGCTGCTACGAAATCCAAGGATGGTCAGGTTGCAGGAAGGGCGGCTGCTGCTGGTACCAGGGCCGGAGAAAAAGGCGCTCCTCCAACTGCAGGTGAAGTTGAAGCAGCTGGAGAAGCAGGAGGAAAGCTTGTCCACTTTGATGGACCCATGGTTTTTACAGCAGACGATCTGTTGTGTGCCACAGCAGAGATCATGGGTAAGAGCACTTATGGAACAGTATATAAGGCAACACTGGAGGATGGCACTGTTGCTGCAGTGAAGAGATTGAGAGAGAAGATTACTAAAGGACAAAGGGAATTTGAAACTGAGGTTAATATACTGGGGAAGATCAGGCATCCAAACCTTTTAGCGATGAGGGCTTATTATTTTGGTCCGAAAGGTGAAAAGCTTCTCGTATTCGATTACATGCCTAAAGGAAGTCTGGCAACCTTCCTTCATG CTCGAGGACCCGATACGCCTATTGATTGGCTAGCAAGAATGAGAATAGCAAAAGGCATGACGAGGGGATTGCTCTATCTTCACACCCAGGCGAACATTATTCATGGGAATCTTACATCAAGCAATGTTTTGCTTGATGAAAACgcaaatgcaaaaatttcagATTATGGACTTTCACGTCTGATGACACCGGCTGCAAATGCAAATGTGATTGCAACTGCAGGAGCGCTAGGCTATCGAGCTCCTGAACTTTCGAAGCTCAAGAAAGCAAACGCAAAGACGGATGTTTACAGCCTTGGCGTAATCATGTTGGAACTTCTGACTGGAAAATCTCCAGGAGAGGCGATGAATGGTGTTGATTTGCCTCAGTGGGTCGCTTCAATTGTGAAAGAGGAGTGGACCAATGAAGTTTTTGATTTGGAACTGATGAACGATGCTTCCACAATTGGTGATGAGCTACTGAATACATTGAAACTGGCTTTGCACTGTGTTGATCCCTCGCCATCAGCTCGACCTGAAGTTCAGCAAGTTCTGCAGCAGCTGGAAGAGATCAGACCGGAGACTGCCGCTGCTAGTCCCGGGGATGATGCTGGTGCAGCCCCCTCCTCAGCAAATGATTAA